In a single window of the Mugil cephalus isolate CIBA_MC_2020 chromosome 6, CIBA_Mcephalus_1.1, whole genome shotgun sequence genome:
- the marchf2 gene encoding E3 ubiquitin-protein ligase MARCHF2 isoform X2, translating into MDAVTMTTGGCCHLPGSLCDCASSTGLWKSVEEAGSDGCQALYVTQVTAIDGRLLSSVLKPMSAQSDGPICRICHEGGNSESLLSPCDCTGTLGTVHKSCLEKWLSSSNTSYCELCHTEFSIERRPRPLTEWLRDPGPRNEKRTLFCDMVCFLFITPLAAISGWLCLRGAQDHLHLGSWLQAVGLIALTIALFTIYVLWTLVSFRYHCQLYSEWRRTNQKVRLLIPEAKESNSSQHSLLSTKLMKKSANESIV; encoded by the exons ATGGACGCTGTAACCATGACGACGGGTGGGTGTTGCCACCTGCCCGGCTCTCTGTGCGACTGCGCCAGCAGCACGGGCCTGTGGAAGAGCGTGGAGGAGGCAGGAAGTGACGGCTGCCAGGCGCTCTACGTCACCCAGGTCACAGCCATAGACGGACGGTtgctgtcctctgtcctcaaacCCATGAGCGCACAGAG TGATGGTCCCATCTGCCGCATTTGCCACGAAGGAGGCAACAGCGAGAGCCTCCTGTCCCCGTGTGACTGCACGGGGACCCTGGGCACGGTGCACAAGAGCTGCCTGGAGAAGTGGCTGTCGTCTTCCAACACCAGCTACTGTGAGCTCTGCCACACGGAGTTCAGCATCGAGCGCCGGCCGAGGCCTCTCACAGAG TGGCTGCGGGACCCCGGCCCCCGTAACGAGAAGAGGACGCTGTTCTGTGACATGGTGTGCTTCCTGTTCATCACGCCTCTGGCGGCTATTTCGGGCTGGCTGTGCCTGAGAGGCGCTCAGGACCATCTTCACCTGGGGAGCTGGCTGCAGGCCGTGGGTCTCATAGCCCTCACCATCGCCCTCTTCACCATCTACGTCCTCTGGACCttg GTGTCATTCCGCTACCATTGTCAGCTGTACTCGGAGTGGAGGAGAACAAACCAAAAAGTCCGTCTGCTCATTCCTGAAGCCAAGGAGTCTAACTCTTCCCAGCATTCCTTGCTCTCCACTAAACTGATGAAAAAGTCTGCCAATGAGAGTATAGTATGA
- the marchf2 gene encoding E3 ubiquitin-protein ligase MARCHF2 isoform X1: MDAVTMTTGGCCHLPGSLCDCASSTGLWKSVEEAGSDGCQALYVTQVTAIDGRLLSSVLKPMSAQSDGPICRICHEGGNSESLLSPCDCTGTLGTVHKSCLEKWLSSSNTSYCELCHTEFSIERRPRPLTEVTKWLRDPGPRNEKRTLFCDMVCFLFITPLAAISGWLCLRGAQDHLHLGSWLQAVGLIALTIALFTIYVLWTLVSFRYHCQLYSEWRRTNQKVRLLIPEAKESNSSQHSLLSTKLMKKSANESIV; this comes from the exons ATGGACGCTGTAACCATGACGACGGGTGGGTGTTGCCACCTGCCCGGCTCTCTGTGCGACTGCGCCAGCAGCACGGGCCTGTGGAAGAGCGTGGAGGAGGCAGGAAGTGACGGCTGCCAGGCGCTCTACGTCACCCAGGTCACAGCCATAGACGGACGGTtgctgtcctctgtcctcaaacCCATGAGCGCACAGAG TGATGGTCCCATCTGCCGCATTTGCCACGAAGGAGGCAACAGCGAGAGCCTCCTGTCCCCGTGTGACTGCACGGGGACCCTGGGCACGGTGCACAAGAGCTGCCTGGAGAAGTGGCTGTCGTCTTCCAACACCAGCTACTGTGAGCTCTGCCACACGGAGTTCAGCATCGAGCGCCGGCCGAGGCCTCTCACAGAGGTAACAAAG TGGCTGCGGGACCCCGGCCCCCGTAACGAGAAGAGGACGCTGTTCTGTGACATGGTGTGCTTCCTGTTCATCACGCCTCTGGCGGCTATTTCGGGCTGGCTGTGCCTGAGAGGCGCTCAGGACCATCTTCACCTGGGGAGCTGGCTGCAGGCCGTGGGTCTCATAGCCCTCACCATCGCCCTCTTCACCATCTACGTCCTCTGGACCttg GTGTCATTCCGCTACCATTGTCAGCTGTACTCGGAGTGGAGGAGAACAAACCAAAAAGTCCGTCTGCTCATTCCTGAAGCCAAGGAGTCTAACTCTTCCCAGCATTCCTTGCTCTCCACTAAACTGATGAAAAAGTCTGCCAATGAGAGTATAGTATGA
- the LOC125009100 gene encoding ras-related protein Rab-11B: MGNRDDEYDFLFKVVLIGDSGVGKSNLLSRFTRNEFNLESKSTIGVEFATRSIQVDGKTIKAQIWDTAGQERYRAITSAYYRGAVGALLVYDIAKHLTYENVERWLKELRDHADNNIVIMLVGNKSDLRHLRAVPTDEARAFAEKNTLSFIETSALDSTNVEEAFKNILTEIYRIVSQKQIADRSAHDESPGNNVVDISVPPTTDGQKGNKLQCCQSL, translated from the exons ATGGGGAACAGAGACGACGAGTACGACTTCTTGTTCAAAG TCGTGCTAATCGGAGACTCTGGAGTGGGGAAGAGTAACCTGCTGTCCCGTTTCACGAGAAATGAATTCAACCTGGAGAGCAAGAGCACCATCGGGGTGGAGTTTGCCACCCGCAGCATCCAGGTGGACGGCAAGACGATAAAGGCTCAGATCTGGGACACGGCAGGACAGGAGCGCTACAGAGCAATCACCTCAGC GTATTACCGAGGTGCCGTCGGGGCTCTCCTAGTGTACGACATCGCCAAACACCTGACGTATGAGAATGTGGAGCGCTGGCTGAAGGAGCTGAGGGACCACGCTGACAACAACATAGTCATCATGCTGGTCGGAAACAAGAGCGACCTCCGCCACCTCAGGGCCGTGCCCACCGACGAGGCTCGAGCATTCGCAG AAAAGAACACTCTCTCTTTTATTGAGACATCAGCGCTGGACTCCACAAATGTAGAAGAAGCTTTCAAGAACATTTTAACAG aaATCTACCGCATTGTGTCACAGAAGCAGATAGCGGACAGGTCTGCGCACGACGAGTCTCCAGGCAACAACGTCGTAGACATAAGCGTCCCGCCGACCACCGACGGCCAGAAGGGCAACAAACTGCAGTGCTGCCAAAGCCTGTGA
- the LOC125009345 gene encoding signal-transducing adaptor protein 1-like, which produces MAKRARRQRNQLPNCYYEGFLEKKSLKDETPRKLWTCLCGNSLFFFNDKRDTDYIEKMDLCGFVSITDDQSKNQSSDADRLNLQMKDGNIKLTVPNAESRELWKGYIRSVAELRVPPSLNLLPGQIHMLNEAVEQEKQKLQNVSPPADTNSKDYICPQGDMPACYHNVSRLEATLLLEKEANRGNMLLRPGSNGNSFAITTRQDLNGPVVRHYRVTRRHEGGFLIDVDSPVPCATLHDVVTYFVGKTDGVLMPLITEGPYEKNISFIWSDNENGERSVQPARPNGPPPELPQRPGAVNMPPPEPEPEPEPEAADERLYLNDSSEEKETGNPSALPKQQLEKKPTKKAPPIPTPRKIPLATLQPLAVNQSVRVSTGPQKQMPLATLSELKLKLEQKAKCQE; this is translated from the exons ATGGCAAAGAGAGCCAGGCGACAGAGGAACCAGCTGCCAAACTGTTATTATGAAGGATTCCTGGAGAAGAAGTCGCTCAAAGATGAG aCACCCCGGAAACTGTGGACCTGCCTTTGTGGAAACTCGCTTTTTTTCTTCAATGATAAGAGAGACACTGAT tACATAGAGAAAATGGATCTCTGTGGATTTGTCTCGATAACAGACGACCAAAGCAAAAACCAGAGCTCAGATGCAGACAGACTGAACCTCCAGATGAAGGATGGAAATATAAAATTAACT GTCCCAAATGCAGAGTCCCGCGAGCTGTGGAAGGGCTACATCCGCTCTGTGGCTGAG CTGCGTGTGCCCCCCTCCCTCAACCTGCTGCCGGGTCAGATCCACATGTTGAATGAGGCAgtagaacaagaaaaacaaaaattacaaaacgTCTCGCCACCTGCGGACACCAACAGCAAGGACTACATCTGCCCCCAAGGAGACATGCCAGC TTGTTACCACAACGTTTCACGTCTGGAGGCAACGCTGCTGCTTGAGAAAGAAGCCAACAGAGGAAACATGCTGCTGAGGCCCGGGAGTAATGGAAACTCCTTCGCTATCACCACCAGACAGGATCTCAACGG CCCTGTTGTCAGACACTACCGTGTGACTCGCAGACACGAAGGGGGCTTCCTCATCGACGTGGACAGTCCT GTCCCCTGTGCCACGCTGCACGATGTGGTCACCTATTTCGTAGGAAAAACCGATGGGGTTCTGATGCCACTCATAACCGAGGGGCCGTATGAGAAGAACATCT cttttatttggtctgatAATGAAAATGGAGAGAGGAGCGTTCAGCCGGCCCGGCCAAATGGTCCCCCGCCAGAATTACCTCAAAGACCAG GGGCTGTAAATATGCCACCTCctgagccggagccggagccggagccagAGGCGGCCGACGAGCGCTTGTATCTGAATGACAGCT CGGAAGAAAAGGAGACAGGAAACCCTTCAGCTCTTCCAAAGCAAC aaTTGGAGAAGAAACCTACAAAGAAAGCACCTCCCATCCCCACCCCTCGCAAAATTCCCCTTGCTACACTGCAGCCCTTGGCTGTAAACCAGAGTGTGAGAGTCAGTACAGGCCCTCAGAAACAGA TGCCTCTGGCGACGCTCTCAgagctgaaactgaagctggaaCAAAAGGCAAAGTGTCAGGAGTGA
- the fsd1 gene encoding fibronectin type III and SPRY domain-containing protein 1 has protein sequence MHGRNFTTQNPPPTHALYALRPKGVGGRCPSEDAFLSGSISTISAVLLKQTSEDGAELPVVFEARAAPGRVGGRMGDQKESLRKITHTLAMKNEEISNFICTLKQNLDNLEVNSNRVQEDLESEFTALHSALDEMKETMVTRIKQERASRTYELQSQLSACSKALESSEELLELANQTLCSSETDGFNQAAKDIKDSVTMAPAFRLSLKAKASDNMSHLMVDFSQEREMLQGLKFLPVPATPEIQVSECQVCDNTVTVVWTLPEPDSKIDHYILEHRRTNHEGPPRIREDYPWMVVEGIREMEYTITGLRFDTRYMTFRVRACNKAVAGEFSEPVTLETHAFNFKLDSASAHQNLKVEDLSVEWDSSGGKIQDIRKEKNRTNSPMHSPARAALMSPKRAPTARPGRDRFTAESYTVLADTMIDAGQQYWEVRFDKESKAFAVGVALRSLGRFDQLGKSGASWCIHLNNWLQQSLTAKHNNKARTLDCPIPNSIGVYVNYEEGVLSFYNAKTKQLMHTFKTKFQQPVIPAFMVWNGTFSVVTGLQVPSMVQSGQRKNSGTSSSNASLT, from the exons ATGCATGGCAGGAACTTCACTACCCAGAATCCTCCACCGACGCATGCGCTCTACGCACTACGGCCCAAAGGCGTTGGTGGTCGGTGTCCGTCCGAAGATGCGTTCCTCTCCGGCAGCATCAGTACCATCTCCGCCGTGCTCTTAAAGCAAACATCGGAGGACGGAGCAGAACTACCGGTGGTGTTTGAGGCTCGAGCGGCGCCGGGGCGCGTTGGAGGCAGGATGGGAGACCAGAAG gaATCTCTGCGTAAAATCACCCACACGCTGGCCATGAAGAACGAGGAGATCTCCAACTTCATCTGCACGCTAAAACAGAACCTGGACAACTTGGAG GTGAACTCCAACCGTGTGCAGGAGGACCTGGAGTCCGAGTTCACCGCCCTGCACTCGGCCCTGGACGAGATGAAGGAAACCATGGTGACGCGCATCAAACAGGAGCGAGCCAGCCGCACGTATGAGCTGCAG AGTCAGCTGAGCGCTTGTTCCAAAGCCCTGGAGAGCTCCGAGGAGCTGCTGGAACTGGCCAACCAGACGCTCTGCTCCTCCGAGACGGACGGTTTCAATCAG GCGGCCAAAGACATTAAGGATAG CGTGACAATGGCCCCAGCCTTTCGCCTCTCCCTGAAGGCTAAAGCCAGCGACAACATGAGTCACCTGATGGTGGATTTCAGCCAGGAGAGGGAGATGCTGCAAGGCCTCAAGTTCCTCCCAG TTCCTGCCACTCCAGAGATCCAGGTGTCCGAGTGTCAAGTGTGCGACAACACGGTGACTGTTGTTTGGACCTTGCCGGAGCCGGACAGCAAGATAGACCACTACATACTGGAACATCGACGCACAAACCACGAGGGTCCGCCGCGCATCAGGGAGGACTATCcctggatggtggtggagggcATACGAGAGATGGAGTACACGATCACAG GTTTACGTTTCGACACCCGGTACATGACATTCAGAGTGAGAGCGTGCAACAAGGCTGTGGCTGGAGAGTTCTCCGAGCCGGTGACGCTAGAAACCCACG CCTTTAACTTCAAGCTGGACTCGGCCTCAGCCCACCAGAACCTGAAGGTGGAGGACTTGAGTGTGGAGTGGGACAGCAGCGGAGGAAAGATCCAGGACATCCGCAAGGAGAAGAACCGTACCAACTCCCCGATGCACTCCCCTGCTAG GGCGGCCCTGATGTCTCCTAAGAGAGCACCTACAGCCCGGCCCGGCAGAGACAGGTTTACAGCCGAGTCCTACACAGTGCTGG CCGACACAATGATAGACGCTGGCCAGCAGTACTGGGAAGTGCGGTTCGACAAGGAGAGCAAGGCCTTCGCCGTGGGCGTCGCGCTGCGGAGCCTCGGACGATTCGACCAGCTGGGGAAAAGCGGCGCTTCATGGTGCATCCACCTGAACAACTGGCTGCAGCAGAGCCTCACAGCCAAGCACAACAACAAGGCCAGAACGCTCGACTGCCCCATCCCAAACAGCATAGGAGTCTACGTCAACTACGAGGAAG GTGTACTGTCTTTTTACAACGCTAAAACCAAGCAGCTGATGCACACCTTTAAAACAAAGTTCCAGCAGCCAGTTATCCCAGCCTTCATG GTGTGGAACGGAACTTTCTCGGTGGTGACGGGCCTGCAGGTTCCCAGCATGGTGCAGAGTGGCCAGAGGAAGAACAGCGGCACCAGCAGCTCCAACGCCAGCCTCACTTag
- the LOC125009534 gene encoding uncharacterized protein LOC125009534 isoform X1, with translation MEMCLKQSILVFLAVGVAGMVASMETSVYVDDKEKTVEVAAGSNLILHCNVTSATSVRSRVVWNFSPSGSSGNDSRVRSLVVINGPTNNSGDPQKHDSKMKCQDKMCTISEVDETDSGWYFCHDTTEIPFLDHKGSNGTKVVVWENLVESTAYPSLVANTSDGTKGSNGGNDLWLWILLAVFSVILIVLLVIFILHRRQRRRSREEDPIYANTRPVALGQPSPQPGEPAKSLKTAHSSQNLRSHSPAGRYEEGRRRYER, from the exons ATGGAAATGTGCCTGAAACAGTCGATTCTGGTGTTCCTCGCAG TTGGGGTGGCCGGCATGGTGGCATCAATGGAAACGTCCGTTTACGtggatgacaaagaaaaaactgtgGAGGTTGCCGCTGGTTCTAATTTGATTCTGCACTGCAACGTGACCTCGGCGACCTCGGTGAGAAGCCGAGTGGTTTGGAATTTCTCcccctctggatcatcaggcaATGATTCTCGCGTAAGGTCGCTCGTTGTGATTAATGGACCCACAAATAACTCTGGTGATCCTCAGAAGCACGACTCGAAGATGAAATGCCAAGACAAAATGTGCACAATATCCGAAGTTGATGAAACGGACAGCGGATGGTATTTCTGTCATGACACAACTGAGATTCCCTTTTTAGATCATAAAGGAAGCAATGGAACAAAAGTAGTTGTTT GGGAGAACTTAGTGGAAAGTACTGCGTACCCGTCGCTAGTGGCAAATACCTCag ATGGTACAAAAGGCAGCAATGGGGGCAACGACTTGTGGCTGTGGATCCTGTTGGCGGTGTTTTCCGTCATCCTGATTGTCCTGCTCGTTATATTCATCTTGCACAGAAGACAACGCAGGAGAAGCAGAG AGGAAGATCCCATCTATGCCAACACTCGACCCGTGGCCCTCGGACAGCCCTCCCCTCAGCCCGGGGAGCCGGCGAAGAGCCTGAAGACGGCCCATTCCTCTCAAAACCTCCGCTCCCACAGTCCTGCCGGGAGATACGAAGAAGGGAGACGGAGATACGAACGCTGA
- the LOC125009534 gene encoding uncharacterized protein LOC125009534 isoform X2 gives MEMCLKQSILVFLAVGVAGMVASMETSVYVDDKEKTVEVAAGSNLILHCNVTSATSVRSRVVWNFSPSGSSGNDSRVRSLVVINGPTNNSGDPQKHDSKMKCQDKMCTISEVDETDSGWYFCHDTTEIPFLDHKGSNGTKVVVYGTKGSNGGNDLWLWILLAVFSVILIVLLVIFILHRRQRRRSREEDPIYANTRPVALGQPSPQPGEPAKSLKTAHSSQNLRSHSPAGRYEEGRRRYER, from the exons ATGGAAATGTGCCTGAAACAGTCGATTCTGGTGTTCCTCGCAG TTGGGGTGGCCGGCATGGTGGCATCAATGGAAACGTCCGTTTACGtggatgacaaagaaaaaactgtgGAGGTTGCCGCTGGTTCTAATTTGATTCTGCACTGCAACGTGACCTCGGCGACCTCGGTGAGAAGCCGAGTGGTTTGGAATTTCTCcccctctggatcatcaggcaATGATTCTCGCGTAAGGTCGCTCGTTGTGATTAATGGACCCACAAATAACTCTGGTGATCCTCAGAAGCACGACTCGAAGATGAAATGCCAAGACAAAATGTGCACAATATCCGAAGTTGATGAAACGGACAGCGGATGGTATTTCTGTCATGACACAACTGAGATTCCCTTTTTAGATCATAAAGGAAGCAATGGAACAAAAGTAGTTGTTT ATGGTACAAAAGGCAGCAATGGGGGCAACGACTTGTGGCTGTGGATCCTGTTGGCGGTGTTTTCCGTCATCCTGATTGTCCTGCTCGTTATATTCATCTTGCACAGAAGACAACGCAGGAGAAGCAGAG AGGAAGATCCCATCTATGCCAACACTCGACCCGTGGCCCTCGGACAGCCCTCCCCTCAGCCCGGGGAGCCGGCGAAGAGCCTGAAGACGGCCCATTCCTCTCAAAACCTCCGCTCCCACAGTCCTGCCGGGAGATACGAAGAAGGGAGACGGAGATACGAACGCTGA